GCTGGGTTCAATAGTTTTCTATGAGAGTGTTGTAACAGCCTGCGAACGACACAGCACCAAGCAGTGTGATGGAACGCCACAGTTTTTACCTCGATGTCTCCTTACTGTCACTTGCGTATCATGGATAAGGAAGAAGGGGTCTCTACAAGGCTCTGACATtcgcttttctcactcaacagagctgtTACGAGCTACAcccgctaaagacactgaagtgaatcctcctaacacATTATCATAACAGAGCGTTTTAGCTTGTTTAACAAAGTGGGGATAGTGGTGCATGTATCCATATCAGCGTTAAAATGTTGTACTTCGACTTGTGTCGACaccagagattttttttttaaatgattaaatatttgACATAAACCAACCAGCCTCAAATGTAGCAATTCCACGTAGCTGGCTCCAATtagaagaaaaactaatttttgTAAATTCTTATCACCACAAATACAGGGAAagtattaaaaataatgatCCTGCAATTATTTTTCATATCAAATCTTTGAAAGTAACATTCACTCATTTTGTACCCATAACCAATATCATCCTTCAtcctcaaaataaataaaaaacaactttcatcCTGTAAGTCTCTGTTGCACAACTGTCACAGACTGTGTCTGATCCTGCAGGAGGATGGCACTGAAGTCACTCTGCCTCTTGTAGCTTCTTAATAATCCCTCAAAACCGATGTCCTCGCCCGCACAGGGATTTCAAATTCACCTTGATGGTGATAAAATTAGTCTGTTTTGCTTTGCTATTTTTGTAAAGCTAAGCTTGTGATGATTATGCTGTAAGTTTGCCTGCCTGCATGTATATACTATATATTGTGTACATgggaaagagtgtgtgtgtgagatgcacagaaaggtgtgtgtgtgtatttcatagACATGTATAAATATATGGGAGCAGAATGACTCTTTTCTCGTGTGCATcatcatattttcatttaaacatttgagcaaaaaaaaacaaataaaaacaagaactgaTTGTCATGTTTGCTCTATTGATTGTATAAAGCACCTACATTATATAGTTTTCTATTAGGTCTGAAAAGCCTTTGAGAAAAGAGTCAAGGGGTGCAAGTTAAGCTCATTCAGTAGAGCAGACCCATCACATACAGAGGCCTTAGTCCTCAACACATCTGCCCCAGGTTTATTTCCAACCATCAGCTTTTTGCTGCATCTCTCCACCTACTTCCTGTCTATCTTTATCAATCTTTACGGGTGCTACATTATGATATAGATACCATATAGATTCTTAAATAGCAGCCTGATCTTTGACAATCCTGATGTGGAAATGTAGTAGGTATCATTGCATCAAATGTTTTAATCAGTCGAGATGAAATGAATATGATCAAGAGATTCAAAGGAGAAACAcagtgtatgtctgtgtgtgtgtgcgccggGCTCCAGTTGGGCAAACCATTAACTTTTGTGAAACAAGAAAACTGTAAAACTATCAGCaacacaaagatttaaaaaacaagaatcacTATAGTCAGGATGTGATTGTTGTTTCTTcaagttgatttattttgagttCTCTCCCTGTTTTGCATcttttattcaattcaatttatttTAACCTATTGAGCAGATATCATACATATTTAACCTCAATGTCCTTTTCAGTGCTACAAAGAACAATGTTGTATTGTTACTTTACAGAAACATTCACAAAAGGTGCAGATTCATCTTTGTCCTCCTTTACAAGCACTGGTACTTTTCCATCAGAGATATTTTCCCATTGCTTCCTGAAAGCATACATCCCTGCTCACGTACCGTTGACATCCTACAGACGACATCCCTTTCCTTCCCActcccctccttccctcccctcctccatgGCTGAATAGAACCCTCCCTCGAGCCATCCCTAGCActccctcctcttctgctcctctCCAGGCCAATCACTGCAGCCCGTATGATCACATGACTgacagaggagcaggaagatGGAATAGAATGAGAACTATACACCGCCCAGAGAGAGACGACAGCAACCAGGCTTTCGAACATAaacagataacacacacacacacattgaaacacagacagatacacacatgcatgcacacattcagGAAGCAGGCGCACTGAAGTGGAGGAAACAAAATCGTAGCTCTTAGTGACGagaatacaaaacatttaaggaTCTGTGTTTGGATTTGCCGGGGTCATCTGTGGTGTTTTGATTCCTGTGGAAGAGTTTGTCTCTatgctgtttgtctttaagGTAGGAAAGCTGCTCCGGTTTCAGGGCGTGTATGGGTTAATATATAACATGACTGGTTGGTGAGTGTCTCACTGAGTGTTCGGGAATGTGACCGTTCTTGTCTGTTGAGCCCTCAGGCAATATGAAAATTGAACTCCCTTCCATTTTGTGTCACAGATAATAGCTTTTTCCTTGTTTTCTGTGACTCTAATGCCTGAACGCTTATGACACACTGCAATTAGGTTTTccttttgagtgtttgtgtgtgattgtttggaTTCTCAGCAAAGCGAGATAGTGAAATACCCGTCTTATCCCTAATCAttcctgtttctgtcttctGATGTTTCTCATTTGAATGTATTAGTGTCTGATTCAGGAACATACATTTCAACTGTCTGACTTATAAAATGGCTCTAAGATTGGAACCATGATGTTCCCTTTTAGTTATTGATTTCACCTCATTCCCCACCCCAACCCGTGccttcctcttccccctcttaCAGTCTCGCTTCTCCTTTTTCTGTCCATTTTGAAGCGGAAACCTGACTGTCTTaaccatgtttctctttttttttttctctgaacttTGTTCTGGTTATAAGACTGCTGACATATCTAGGTCAAGACTGCACAATTCCACATGAAGACAATGAGAAATCAGTAAAGGATCCAGTTGGAATTTGTTATCTCTCTACTCTGTTGATGAAAGAATGCACTTTGTTCTGTATCTGTTGCTCTGTATGTTAAGTAGATGCAAATACATGTATTACCTTGTATGTGTAACCTAATTATAGCCAGTAACATTCAGACCAGCTAAACAGTTGGAAATGAGGGAGCTGAGAATGCAAATACATGCAGATGTTTCAGGTCAGCCAGGATTTAAAAGTGGATAGTCTAATGCTCAGAGATTGAGCAGGGATATACAAGAGACCGATCTGAACACATTTCACGTCTGTTTAGACGCATGGAGACATTTTCTGTGCTTCTTAAAGGTCTACATCATTAatcattttggttttaaaaccaCTCACTCAAGACTCAATCATTAAATCTCTGGCAGCAGTTACTTACATTTATGTAAGTTGTTTGTAATATCACGAGTCATTACCCTCCTTCTATTGCCTAATTATGCTCATTAAAAGTTGCTTGAGTTTCCACACTCAGTTGAATATTTCATGGTAATGTCTTTCTGATGATGTGAGAGCAACTAATGACACCACTTTAGATCTATAAGTTATATGGATTATTCctctaccttttttttgttgcttttttaccAAACTTCCTGAATAAGTATGTCGGAGCTTAACCAACAGCTGGAGTAGAAGTAAGTAGAGTTTTATATTAAGTTTGCCAGATGTAACCCTGCTGTTCTTGTTTCCTGTGGTTCTATCAGGTTAAATGACACTGTGCTGCTGGGCAATCACCACATGGAGCATGATGGCTTTTCTGACAAATCTGAGCGGGAGGCTCATGACGACTGGGACACTCCGGCCAATGAGAACGGTGGTAGGCTGACAGAGGAGAGCGACATGGACCAATCAGACGAATTGTCCCCCGGCCCGCAGGCCACAGCCTATGTGGAGCAGAGCACAGAGGAGATGGCtgaggtaaaataaaaacaaatacatcttTATGTTGAACTTTGAAGTATTTTGTTGTAACCTGTTCTAAAGCAGTTTCTTGCTTGTGTTTTGGGTAGCTCTTATTGTGCTCCACAGTTGTCTTAACCCTAAGACCAGTGACCCcaaaattatgaaaatgaaGCCTCACTCATGTTCACAAGTGTCTGTGTTCAGGCTGGGGAGGCGTCCCAGGTGGAGACAGTATCAGAGGAGCATAAGGGTCTCATATGGACCCTGCTGAAGCAGCTGCGGCCGGGCATGGACCTGTCTAAGGTGGTGCTGCCCACCTTCATCCTGGAGCCTCGCTCTTTCCTGGACAAGCTTTCTGACTACTACTACCACGCTGATCTGCTGTCACAGTCAGTAACTCGAAGTCCCTATATTGTGTGTTCATATGACAGTGTGCACTCTAAGATGTTTCCCAGCCAAACACTGAAATCATCTGCCTGTGTTGCTTGCCAtaactctgtctctctatccTGCCACAGAGCTGCTCTGGAGGAGAGTGCATACGGTCGGATAAAGCAGGTTTTGAGATGGTACCTTTCCGGCTTCTACAAGAAGCCCAAGGTAAGATTTCTTTACTGTTATATCAGATGTCTCATTGCGTTCACTGTTACACATGTGATTATAAGGATAAATACAGCAGGAATCAAGTaaatcctctgtaaatgtctctctgagtcatgactgtatacaatgagtgagaagcgtgagtcccaccagctgtactgttgtcagagctgtgtttacatcatgtttacatggacatcCCAGCCTTGCGTATGAAGCTGTTTTaatcaaggactagagaaaagatgAATAACATACTCGCTGCTTTTTTGGATGTCACACAAGtgttttagatcacggtcattccgtgtcaatttatgtgcaatatgaagctacgagttcaccaaagtgtgctaacattaacctgctaacacaacaatgcaggccataagtgattgcagctcgagcaaacaacaattttgtctgccgcttgcgcttaatggtgatTAAtgatggtgcgttctaattcataactccctCATGcgaacgtgagtggagaggggttagAAGAGAACGGAGGGTTCAGAAGAGTGGAGGCGTcgtcaaacagcagtttgtttgatttaatactggtgctcaagggcgacatctactggatcaaaaagtagCACATCTTTCCTTTAAGACTTGTTTCTGGATAAAGACTTGAAGAAGATTATAGATGAGCAGAAGTTACACGTTTACCTCTCTTCAAACTATTGTcaacaaagtttttttattaataaaaacgAATAAACAATTAGGTCGACTTTCTCCCAGTTAATAGACCAGCAGTATAAAACAAATACACCAGTACTATATGATAAATCAGCTACTGTCAAGCTCTTGGATGTGGAAGATCCCTCTCAGTTATATCTTGACAAACCATCGTCAAACATGATTATCTGTGATATTATTCTTAGCTGCCTGAAAAATTACTTTGTCCTGCATctttctctgctgtaaaaatagcaGAGACACTTACCACACTTCTCCTCTCCTGAGTTCTTCATGTCCTCGGTGGCAGTGTTACAGCCATCATGAGCCAGCAGATAATGCTTGTAGATTAAACTGGGCTTGCTCAACACTTTTTGAGCTGACTACAACCAGGAGATTCCCAGGTGATGGATGGGTTGAAAGCTGATAACCTTTCATTATCTATAGGACTGTGTGCCTGCAATACTGAGCAGTATTTCCTGCTGAATTATTTAGTCTAGTCAGTGTTGATGTATTCCAGAGCGGTGCTTACTGTCTGTGACTTTTTCAAATCTTGCTGATGAGGCCGGTTTGGTTCAGTGGTGAGCTGCAAAGGACCCTGCACTGGGTCTTGGTTAATTCTGATCTTGTGTAACTAACACAAAACTATATCTTTCTACGTTTCTATGTTTTTCATCTCCCAGGGTCTGAAGAAGCCTTACAACCCGATCCAGGGGGAAACATTTCGTTGCTGCTGGCTTCATCCTCAAACTGACAGTTGCACTTTCTACATAGCTGAACAGGTTGAGTCAGATTCATTGCTTGAACACATAAATGCACTCGACAAGACTCATCTTGTAGGAGTCTGTTAACACAcatctgcaaacaaacaaaatgcagTTTGTGTAAAAAATCAGCACCTGCAAAAACAGTTTGTGACAGCTTTGACTCTTTCTGCTGCTCAAATGactctgtctctttcctctGCCAGGTGTCCCACCATCCGCCGGTCTCTGCCTTTTATATCTGCAATAGGAAGGATGGTTTCTCCATCAGTGGGAGCATCCTGGCCAAGTCTAAGTTCTATGGTACACATCACACCACAACATTTTGTCACAACTGAACAATCTGCTGAAAACAATGCACATGTATTGGACTCATGTTAATGGTTTGATCACATTAGTCTGTGCATGTTGAGATTATTTCCACTCTTTCTTTGAGGCAGGACAAATAGCTGTCAGCATACACTGTTTGGATATTGTTCTACAAGAAAAATAGTGTTCCTCGATAAAAGTCTTTCTATGTTACTCTGCTGCCGTAGGAAACTCTTTGTCTGCCATTCTGGATGGCAAGGCCAGGCTGCTGTTTCTGAGCAGGGACGAGGAGTACATCATCACCATGCCGTACGCCCACTGCAAAGGTAAAAGAGCCACAGTAAATGGGATGACATCATCTCTCTCTTGAAGAAACTATTGTGCTCAAGTTTTTATTATCCTTCAGTGtttaataatgaaaaagatGTTAATTGCTGTTAGGTTGTTTACAATCCAGTTAGAAAATTCAAAGACAAATGTTACCTTCAGATTGTATCAAAAGGTACTGAAGCTTTGAAACAAACTTCAGATCTTAAGTCGTATTTTAACCAAAGCTGCTGCGAACGAAAGACAAGAGAGCACCATTATAATTGTACACATTGTAgttgtgcaattaagacagtgtgcttgcaatttttggtaattaaaattAATGATGACCCAATATTAGGTGTGTAGGACTTCTCTTATGTTGCTGTGATATCGAAATAGGTATCAAATTGTTTTGTGACAAAGTGAATGAAATAGTGCGTGAGGTCTTTTTGCCTGTATGAGATGTTTAGTATCATAAGGTCTCTGACATTCCTTGTCAATTAAAAGAGATCCCATGATGTCATATCTGGACACTGACAGACAAAAACGCATCATGTTGATTACAGCTAatagaggatttttttcttttttttttactttcttaccTAAGTTAGCACTTCTTTTGCCCCATCAGGCTGTATGTGACATCACTCCTGTACAGGTCAAGAGGTCAGAATACCAACTCAAATTGTAATCAGCCCACTGTGACTCATTTTGAGTGGGCTCTAGTTTTTGCTGGAAGCTTCTGTAGCCGTTGTGTCTGACCTTTCAACCCTCGGCTTTGCTCCCAATTTTAAACCTCAGAAGACAAAATTAGAGACAAATGATGAGTAGAATATGTCGGACAGATTTTCTAGATATTATCTCAATGTACATGGCTCTTCGTGGCTAGTTACTgtatatgtatttgttttggttttaacaaTCCTGTATCTTCGCCTCCTGCAGGGATCCTGTACGGCACCATGACATTAGAGCTGGGAGGAAAGGTTACCATTGAGTGTGAGAAGACAAAGTGTTTAGCAGAGCTTGAGTTCAAACTCAAGGTATATCTGTACATCATTTATGtttgtaaaaacacaagattTTTTTGTACAGCTGACTTATCAGCAGTTAATGCTGTACACCCTGAGACAGCAGCAGTTTATCATAAAGATGTTCCAACTTTGACTCTGTGCGTTGCAGCCTTTCCTCGGAGGGTCCAGCTCTGTGAATCAGATCAGTGGAAAGATTTTTCTCGGAGAGGAACTGCTGGCTACTGTTGATGGACACTGGGTGAGAGCTCTAACCTTTGTCCTTGCCTCTACCTTCCTCTTAAGTTAATCTCTAAGCATCCTCCCCTGCCACTTACTTAATCAgtattcttcagttaatcagaaaTCATGATGTATACTTGCATTGTGGTCTTGCTACACCTCCTTCATCACAGAATCACTGTACTGTGATATTATGGCTACTGTGTGACTACCGTTGTGTATCATATCGTATTATTAAGAGCCTGTTGAGTCCAATCCCTGGTTGTAAACTCGTGGCAGAATTGTTAAGAGGAGGGTTTGGAAGGGAGGCTTGAAGTACACTTagaaccccaaaaaaaaaaagtatgagaaggttttaacataaaaaaacatgtaaatattgaCAAGGTGTTGGAGTGTTTCCTCACTGTGAACTGAGCTGATCCAGGGTTGCTCAATAGCATGGCGTGCCGTATTATCgtctcccccccacccctgtttcttttttttttttcagcaaattTGCAAGCAATAATATCTGGACTGCAAGATTATTTTGATTGTGGCTTTTActtattttgatatttaattaACAACGTTGTGACAACAAGTGACAGAGACAAACTCTACCGTCACAGAGCAGAGCTGCAAACAGTAGACAGCGCCTGCTGCGGAAATGAAGAACTGTCAGCAGCACTAACAGCAAAAGAATCACCTCCTCTTAGGCGCAAGACAGTTCAAGTTTAAAACAGGTACAGTACGATTTGGCTACAGAATACATAAcctgatgagagagagagagagagaagacgcTGATACGCCGCATGGACCTCACTGAGTTTTGGGCCAGTTGAGCCCGTTTTCACATAAAGTACTGAGCCTGTCGTTATGTATTCTGTAGTCAAATTGTTCTGTAccggttttaaaaaatgaactgtcGTGGTTATACCTGTTGCTGCCATGACAGTGCTATATTTCAGCACCATGCGCTGTGTAGTGTTTGCTGCGCTCTGCTGCAACACCATGATAATCGAAAGTCACAATCAAAATAATCTTGCGGGCCAGATACTATTTGCAAAGTGAGAGCTCAAATTTAATGTGTTTCCTCGTTTCACGGGAATCTTTCAAGCTGAAAGCTGAAATGGGGCTGTTTGCTAAATTGCTATTGTTTCCGTCTGATCATGAGGTGGGGTGATGTGACTTCACATGCGGTTGTGTCTCTGTTCTCTGCAGTTGGCTTGTTTACACTGCGTTAATTAATCTCAGCGGTTATCGCGTCACCCTTAATCCTGACACTTGAGAGGTATGTATTGGGAATTGCTTTGAGTGATGTGACTGAATGTTTTGTTGCCTTCTTGTATTCAGGACGGTGAGGTGTTCATCAGTGAGAAACGCTCGGGCCAGCAGGAGACGCTGTGGAACCCGAGCCCTGACATCCGCAGCAGCCGCCTCAAGAGACAAGTCGTGCACCTGGAACAGCAGGGAGAGTTTGAGTCCGAGAGGTGATTTATAGTATATGTAATGTGTAAATTCAGGTTAAAGATGTTCTTAGCCAACATTTACCGGAAGAACACAAAGGTCAATCACTCCAACCCTGCTTACTTCAATGTCAGTGACGCATTgaaagtaaatatttattttctcttgatAGACTGTGGCAGCATGTGACCAGTGCCATCATGGATCGGGACCAGCTTAGGGCCACCCAGGAGAAGTTTGTCCTGGAGGAAGCTCAGCGGAAAGAGGccagggagagaggagacaaagccTGGAACCCAAAACTTTTCCAACAGGACCCCGTCACCTCTGAGTGGACCTACAGACACATTGAGTaagaacacactcacacacaggaaacaaaacaaaggataAAGCACACACTGTCAGCTTTTTAGATTTTTAGGTCAGTATACCAAGGATTGAACTAAAAAGTTAGGACAAGAAAAACATAGAATCAATGGCATAGTGAGGATACAATTGCCTGCATCCTGAACTTCATGTCTGTTTGGGTTTGTCAGTGTGCAGCCGTGGGACCCTGAGCGCTGTCTGGTTCAGTTTGAGAAGGACGGAGTGATTCAGACACATGAGAAGAGCCAGAGGCAACACAATGGACTCTCCTACAGCCACAGCTGGGCCAGCCAACAGAAGGTGAGCCAGACCAATCACAAGACTCCAAAGCCACATACATGTattattgatgtgtgtgtgttaataacgTTTAATAACGTTTAATAACAAAAGCTACTCTATATTATCAGAATACTCCCAACACTGTGGTGCTCCAAAATAACGTGTCTCTATTTACAGGTTCAACatgtgttctggtttctgtttgtagtttgaGTCTTATTGACAAATCACAGATTTGCAGGCTTTAttgtatgcaggaaaaacagtccATATGGAGAGCAAAAGCAGGCGGACGCAGTAATGACATCCTGGCTTCCATCTGGAGTAATCTGTGGGCAATTTATCTCTCTAAACAGATAGCTGCATGCAAGTGCACCTAGCAAAACTCCCCCCAAAAATATTCCACATTTTACTTGATCCtgatgctgttgtttgtttttcaggatcATTCTGCTGAAGTAAGCCAGGGCAGTGCTTCTGTGTTACTTACTGTTTGTAATTAAACTAAGACTTCCCAGAAACAGATGAGCCCTCTGGGGGATGTAATGAAACAAGATAGACCTTCTCAAATAGCCAATTTCTCTGTAATACATTCAATGCGCTGAAAAAGAAATCTTTGTCAGAAGTCTTTTTCCTCTAACTGCTGACTCCACGGTATTTACtgaaaagttggaaatttttcCTAGTGGCCTATATCTCTCTGAGAAGATAGCAGATGGTTTCCggtaggggtgcagaaatgcaaatttttctctaatcgattactcttcccactgttaaagcgagtactcgagtaatcgttttgtagttctttttttttctgtgattcttttcccccacgggaggccccgcccccaactatgacgcgatgccgactgtatctattgattaatttgaatcttcgggATTTTAGTAATTGTTAGTAAGGTGCCTTtgtattaacattcaaatatgacatttcttacttcaacagacaacaaacctcaaataaaaatccACACAGACGTATCTTATGACCATTTTAACACTTCattataattagagcagtgagtgtggcgagcggacgtgcagacatcaatgcgcactcatcgcacgttgaagctgttttgacagcaacattctgttaacagagactccagtctgcagtgtagagcacactttactctggtaaatgaagttacaatagaacaggtgaacgatttaagtgtctgtctgtttcatctttctcctctgcgtAATGACACTCGCTCAATCTCGCTCGTCCGTccgctatgagctatttctccctataaggttgttctgttttgtagttattaaaagaataatcatctaaaattccaaaatataggaaaacatctagttatgctgctctgtcctggatgatcaaacgtcattGGTTTAGTGGagtaaagcggtaatcgcaaagtgaaagtccttctttttctgtggactaaaaagacaatttgaactgaactttcgtagatcatattgcatattttgtttgtttgggactttttgttcattgtgaattcataggggggttaattaaagggatatttttgtcagggtagcagcgtacggatcaacaacgaacgcgtttcagcacagagcctttatcagcgctttgtttgtcatctattttctttttgcgctcgtgctcctttttttctgttttgaattaggcctatcctagaacccacaatgcaacaagaaacatttacaaaatggactacaaaacgattatcgattacattttttttgtaaccgattattatttaatgaaggAGTATTTGGGTACCCGAGTACTCCTTTGCACCCCTAGTTTCCGGGATTTCAAAAAAACTGAACAGGCTTTTATTTTCGCTGCCGATATTCGCTGCAGTGATGCCCAACAGCAGAGGTCACTTATTGGCGGACTGCGATCCGAATCTTGACCCAcacatcttttatttaattctgATGCGTGTTTCTATTTTGACTTgtgcagctttttatttatttatggtaaTCTATTTTAACCGGCACAGCTTTCACTGGATTTCCAGCAGTGAGTTTATTTGCTCAGAAAGTCACAAACCAATGAATTCATTGTAAATCGGCCCATGTGATGCTTATCATCCAATCAGATCCTCTACTCAGTTTATCATTGAAAGTGGAGTGAGTCGGGTGTGTAGAagaaacagatacacacacaaagagtatCAGAGGAGAGTGATTTAGACACTGGAGGGGAAAATAGTAGTGAGAAAATTCATGTCGTTctctaaaacagaaacagacagagaacacAGCTTTCAATTAAGAATGGATGTTATATGTTCATTCACCACACCAACAATTTATAACATATACCCTATCTCTGTTCAACTGTTAGCATGTTGCATCAGTCATGGGTTCAATTAATCTGGAATAAGGCTTGACTAACTTTGGGTACATCTCCTCTGCGTCCTCCCAGGCTAAGGTGAACGGGAAACACAGGAAGGCGAGCAGCCAGCCGTCCAGCTGTAgtcaaaacacagagagcagcagcaccaCGCCAGAACCCACACACGAGTCCTCGGACAATGAAGGtgcagcacacactcacagacacactcaaaAGTAAACAAAGTTCAAAACTGTGCTACATAAAGCGTAATGATCTCTTCTTTTGTGTGCCCAGGGTTCTCTAATCAGTGTGCACGTTGCAGTAAAGAGGTGAAAGACATCGCCCTGATCGAAGCCTCCATCATATCCATACAGAAGACACAGCAGGACATCCAGAGGTAAcaagtttacacacacatgaacacatttttatgagTGATGGACAGATGTCTTTAGAGGTCAAAAGTACAAACATGATTTAACCTGGTTGGAAAAATCCTTCATTTGGATGAAAACATAAAAGCTGAAACATTTGTAAAGACCGTTCATAACCGGGATAAGGATGGTGCAAGATTTACCATTTTCTTAAAAAGCAGAAttatttgattaaaacaaaCTGTGGTCTGTTTATCCTGAACAAAATGTCTATTGTACGTGTTCTGAGGGTtttttgatgtgttgttttttttaattgtatcatTGTTAAACACGTGTTAACCCTTCTCTCTCCTCGTAGGAACCTGGTGGCTCTGAGTCATCAGCTGACTCGTCAGAGAGCGTCAGAGGACGGGGTGTCATTGACGGGCCGTCACTGTCTCATCCTCTGTGTCGTGCTCCTCTCACAGCTCCTCCTCAACTACGTCTTCACCTGAGCTGGCTCCTCGGGGAGGAGTTTCCCTCCGACACTGATCTGTTATAACCTCCCTCCCAAAAAGCACAGACTCTTATCAGCAGAAGAGGACAGAGACCTCAGATCAGTGCTAGGAGGGCAACTTTATCCTCTAAGAGGGGAGTAGCATGGACATTTATAGCAATAAACACAGCCACAGCCACCGCCTGTCAGTCATCTGCGAAGAGGAACGGCACCCCCTAGTGTAGCCAGACTGAAACAGCATCGGCACACTTGCACTTtggacagagggaggaaggatGAGAGGCGAGCATGGCTCGGAAGTTTCggaataaaaagatgaaatgtatgacagagatgaagaatgattttgtaaaaaaaaaaatgacagagagGATGTTCACCATTCCTTAGTGTCTTTTTATATTGCCCTGCAATACTGTTTGTCTTGGTGTGCCTGTATATGTGTTCTCTTCGTATGTACAGCACAGTAGGCCCTATGGGTGCAGGCAGGTCAGATTTTCGGGCCTTAACGCTGAAGCCAAAAAgaagataaacaaacagaaggaaAATCTTCCAACAGTGCAATTCTGTatgttttgtattcatttacGCCCGATCACACTCTGTCTCGTCttttaatgatgatgattttacCAAAACAGTATTTATAATCCGAGAGGACAAAGAGTACTTGTTTACAGGGGagcactgtttgtgtttgtactgaCACATA
This genomic interval from Labrus mixtus chromosome 4, fLabMix1.1, whole genome shotgun sequence contains the following:
- the osbpl5 gene encoding oxysterol-binding protein-related protein 5 isoform X1, whose protein sequence is MPHVTARRVPSPQQEDEQVVTMKEENLFQRRFSLCPNATSPPKIDPRSLTRNLSYGGDNDLYNLSPGSDTDRNSLSMLSNELSPAQSPGSKSESRMFNGVEKDCPSPTEKLARKESLKVQKQNYRQEKKRAARELFTALKDPSVVIMSNWLKIRGSLKSWTKLWCALKPGVLLIYKTPKTDHWVGTILLSACKLIERPSKKDGFCFKLYHPLDKSIWAVKGPKGENVGSITQPLPSNYLIFRAASESDGRCWMDALELALSCSSLYKLTAKAGREADISTTSESSHILHLLQSTALTESELLQLNDTVLLGNHHMEHDGFSDKSEREAHDDWDTPANENGGRLTEESDMDQSDELSPGPQATAYVEQSTEEMAEAGEASQVETVSEEHKGLIWTLLKQLRPGMDLSKVVLPTFILEPRSFLDKLSDYYYHADLLSQAALEESAYGRIKQVLRWYLSGFYKKPKGLKKPYNPIQGETFRCCWLHPQTDSCTFYIAEQVSHHPPVSAFYICNRKDGFSISGSILAKSKFYGNSLSAILDGKARLLFLSRDEEYIITMPYAHCKGILYGTMTLELGGKVTIECEKTKCLAELEFKLKPFLGGSSSVNQISGKIFLGEELLATVDGHWDGEVFISEKRSGQQETLWNPSPDIRSSRLKRQVVHLEQQGEFESERLWQHVTSAIMDRDQLRATQEKFVLEEAQRKEARERGDKAWNPKLFQQDPVTSEWTYRHIDVQPWDPERCLVQFEKDGVIQTHEKSQRQHNGLSYSHSWASQQKAKVNGKHRKASSQPSSCSQNTESSSTTPEPTHESSDNEGFSNQCARCSKEVKDIALIEASIISIQKTQQDIQRNLVALSHQLTRQRASEDGVSLTGRHCLILCVVLLSQLLLNYVFT
- the osbpl5 gene encoding oxysterol-binding protein-related protein 5 isoform X2 translates to MKEENLFQRRFSLCPNATSPPKIDPRSLTRNLSYGGDNDLYNLSPGSDTDRNSLSMLSNELSPAQSPGSKSESRMFNGVEKDCPSPTEKLARKESLKVQKQNYRQEKKRAARELFTALKDPSVVIMSNWLKIRGSLKSWTKLWCALKPGVLLIYKTPKTDHWVGTILLSACKLIERPSKKDGFCFKLYHPLDKSIWAVKGPKGENVGSITQPLPSNYLIFRAASESDGRCWMDALELALSCSSLYKLTAKAGREADISTTSESSHILHLLQSTALTESELLQLNDTVLLGNHHMEHDGFSDKSEREAHDDWDTPANENGGRLTEESDMDQSDELSPGPQATAYVEQSTEEMAEAGEASQVETVSEEHKGLIWTLLKQLRPGMDLSKVVLPTFILEPRSFLDKLSDYYYHADLLSQAALEESAYGRIKQVLRWYLSGFYKKPKGLKKPYNPIQGETFRCCWLHPQTDSCTFYIAEQVSHHPPVSAFYICNRKDGFSISGSILAKSKFYGNSLSAILDGKARLLFLSRDEEYIITMPYAHCKGILYGTMTLELGGKVTIECEKTKCLAELEFKLKPFLGGSSSVNQISGKIFLGEELLATVDGHWDGEVFISEKRSGQQETLWNPSPDIRSSRLKRQVVHLEQQGEFESERLWQHVTSAIMDRDQLRATQEKFVLEEAQRKEARERGDKAWNPKLFQQDPVTSEWTYRHIDVQPWDPERCLVQFEKDGVIQTHEKSQRQHNGLSYSHSWASQQKAKVNGKHRKASSQPSSCSQNTESSSTTPEPTHESSDNEGFSNQCARCSKEVKDIALIEASIISIQKTQQDIQRNLVALSHQLTRQRASEDGVSLTGRHCLILCVVLLSQLLLNYVFT